A region of Lycium barbarum isolate Lr01 chromosome 1, ASM1917538v2, whole genome shotgun sequence DNA encodes the following proteins:
- the LOC132625813 gene encoding probable myosin-binding protein 5, producing the protein MASGSFKCFFDQKWGKFTLFFLYAILEWVLIIVLFVDGFLAFFSYEFAKFFELNIPCLLCTRIDHVLVHRTSNFYYNESICEIHKKDLSSLAYCHVHKKLSEIKNMCEGCLLSFATERDADCDRYKSLAGVLQKDIDCFVADDVRLSVKTGKKELDEAIQIERGIVARCSCCGEPLKMRSKFSRNASINGRSYSQAPAPSPRAFPRAPLLGTWRTIEEVRHLDSPRARYTELKFSPEDEGPSNGGKEDMKAVAVPLLPDSDIDSSCKTPNNTRNRFFGIPLSDSAQASPRLSHHRPRKSWISDKLDVTSEANDTNSVASDLEDDVVQRLKRQVRVDRKSLVALYMELDEERSASAIAANNAMAMITRLQAEKAAVEMEAFQYQRMMEEQAEYDQEALQFMQDELLKKEDEMKLLQVELETYREKFGHIKTIGSEVCEVDADEDYQELKSQCLSSISERSDCVSPDEADHHRVNERLFECSAENGGMNVDESQLDFEKQRSYLMGLLTDVVEKIKTSPEEGPRTSVSNMIEERGNENKVLLTREVSLIRERLRAIEAESGFLKHAAMTLQSGNEGSKLLTEIAQHLQKLRHTTNTSSEYADAGRQSN; encoded by the exons ATGGCTTCAGGATCATTCAAGTGCTTTTTTGATCAGAAATGGGGCAAATTTACACTTTTCTTCCTATATGCTATACTTGAATGGGTGTTGATCATTGTGCTTTTTGTGGATGGTTTTCTTGCATTCTTTTCGTATGAATTCGCCAAGTTCTTCGAATTGAATATCCCGTGCTTGCTCTGCACGAGGATAGATCACGTTCTCGTGCATAGGACCTCGAATTTCTATTACAATGAATCCATTTGTGAAATTCACAAGAAGGACCTTTCTTCACTTGCATATTGTCATGTCCACAAGAAGCTCTCTGAAATCAAGAATATGTGTGAAGGCTGCCTTTTGTCATTTGCAACAGAGAGAGATGCTGATTGCGATAG GTACAAATCTCTAGCTGGGGTTCTGCAAAAGGACATTGATTGCTTTGTGGCAGATGATGTAAGACTTTCTGTAAAAACAGGGAAGAAAGAACTAGATGAGGCCATCCAAATTGAGAGGGGCATAGTTGCGAGGTGTTCTTGTTGTGGAGAGCCTCTAAAAATGAGGTCTAAATTCTCCAGGAACGCATCGATTAATGGAAGGTCTTATTCTCAAGCTCCTGCTCCATCTCCTCGCGCTTTTCCTCGAGCTCCATTATTAGGAACATGGAGAACTATTGAGGAAGTGCGCCATCTAGATTCACCTCGTGCTAGGTACACAGAGCTCAAGTTCAGCCCAGAGGATGAAGGCCCCTCAAATGGAG GTAAAGAGGATATGAAAGCTGTTGCTGTGCCATTGCTACCAGATTCTGATATTGATTCCTCTTGCAAAACTCCAAATAATACAAGAAATAGATTTTTTGGAATCCCATTATCCGACTCAGCTCAAGCAAGTCCTAGGTTGTCTCATCATAGGCCCAGAAAGTCATGGATTAGTGATAAACTTGACGTCACTTCAGAGGCTAACGACACAAATAGTGTAGCGAGCGATTTAGAAGATGACGTCGTGCAACGCTTAAAAAGACAGGTCCGTGTGGATCGTAAGTCTCTGGTGGCACTATACATGGAATTGGATGAAGAAAGAAGTGCTTCTGCAATCGCAGCAAACAATGCAATGGCGATGATCACTCGTTTGCAAGCGGAGAAAGCAGCTGTTGAAATGGAAGCCTTTCAGTATCAGAGAATGATGGAAGAACAGGCAGAATATGATCAAGAGGCTTTGCAGTTCATGCAAGATGAGCTATTGAAGAAAGAGGACGAGATGAAGCTCTTACAAGTTGAACTCGAGACTTACAGAGAGAAATTCGGACATATAAAGACGATAGGTAGTGAGGTTTGTGAAGTTGATGCTGATGAAGATTATCAAGAACTGAAATCTCAGTGTTTATCATCTATTAGTGAGAGATCAGATTGTGTCAGCCCTGATGAAGCGGATCATCATAGAGTAAATGAGCGCCTTTTTGAATGTTCTGCGGAAAATGGAGGGATGAATGTGGATGAATCACAACTTGATTTTGAGAAACAAAGATCTTATCTAATGGGATTGTTGACAGATGTTGTAGAGAAAATCAAAACATCTCCTGAAGAAGGACCTCGTACATCCGTATCCAACATGATCGAAGAAAGAG GAAATGAAAATAAGGTCCTTCTTACAAGAGAAGTTTCGTTAATAAGAGAGAGGTTGAGAGCCATTGAAGCAGAAAGCGGCTTCTTAAAACATGCTGCCATGACGTTACAGAGTGGCAATGAAGGAAGCAAGCTCTTGACTGAGATAGCTCAACATCTGCAGAAGCTTAGACACACGACCAATACCTCATCAGAGTATGCAGATGCAGGGCGACAATCCAATTAA
- the LOC132601121 gene encoding transportin MOS14, with product MELQNTVKEALNALYHHPDDAVRMQADRWLQDFQRTIDAWQVADNLLHDASSNQETLIFCSQTLRSKVQRDFEELPSEAFRPLRDSLNTLLKTFHKGPPKVRTQISLAVAALAVHVPADDWGDGGIINWLRDEMNSHPEFIPSFLELLRVLPEEEFNYKIAARPDRRRQFVKELASAIETALNILTACLNINELKEQVLEAFASWLRLRHRIPASTLSSHPLVLAALSSLNSEILSEASVNVISELIHYTAARNSGGVSSQLPLIQVIVPQVMSLKPQLRDPSKDEEDIKAIARLFADMGDAYVELIATGSDESMLIVHALLEVASHPEFDIASMTFNFWHNLQMILTERESYGNETSIEAEKTRRLQIFRSSYESLVSLVTFRVQYPQDYSDLSMEDQKDFKQTRYAVADVLIDAALVLGGEPTLKILYMKLVEAISHCGKDRNSDWRPAEAALYCIRAISDYVSDIEAEVMPQIMSLLPKLPHQPQLLQTVCLTIGAYSRWLNAASSGLSFLPTLIDILVSGMSMCEDSAAAAALAFRHICNDCKKKLCGYLDGLFQIYQTAVSGEGPFKVSAEDSLHLVEALSMVITELPSEHAKKALEAVCLPSVAPLQEIINQGAVVLGQKTARELTVHFDRLANIFRYVNHPEAVADAIQRLWPIFKAIFDVRAWDMRTMESLCRACKNAVRTSKRLMGVTVGAMLEEIQGLYGQHHQPCFLYLSSEVIKIFGSDPSCADYLKVLIESLFSHTACLLTKIQDFTARPDIADDCFLLASRCIRYCPQLFFPSTVLPSLVDCAMVGVTVQHREASNSILNFLSDIFDLANSTHGESCLSIRDSVIIPRGPTITRILVACLTGALPSSRLETVTYALLALTRAYGLKALEWAKECVSLIPSTAVTEWERTRFLQALSDAASGANMNGLVVPIDELSEVCRRNRTVQEIVQGALRPLDLNIVAVS from the exons ATGGAGTTACAAAACACAGTTAAAGAAGCCCTAAATGCACTTTATCATCATCCAGACGACGCCGTTCGTATGCAAGCAGATCGATGGTTACAGGATTTTCAACGTACAATTGATGCTTGGCAG GTGGCTGATAATCTGCTTCATGATGCATCTAGCAATCAAGAAACATTAATATTCTGTTCTCAAACTCTCAGAAGCAAG GTTCAACGGGATTTTGAAGAACTACCTTCTGAAGCTTTTCGTCCATTGCGGGATTCTCTGAAC ACCTTGTTGAAAACATTTCATAAGGGTCCCCCAAAAGTTAGAACACAG ATTAGTCTTGCAGTGGCTGCTTTGGCTGTTCATGTGCCTGCGGATGATTGGGGAGATGGTGGTATTATAAATTGGCTGAGGGATGAAATGAATTCTCATCCTGAGTTTATTCCGAGTTTTCTGGAGCTTCTTAGAGTTTTGCCTGAG GAGGAATTTAACTACAAGATAGCTGCTCGTCCTGATAGGCGACGCCAGTTTGTAAAAGAACTTGCTTCTGCTATCGAGACTGCACTTAATATCTTGACTGCCTGTTTGAATATCAATGAACTTAAGGAGCAG GTCCTTGAGGCTTTCGCTTCTTGGCTACGGCTCAGGCATAG GATACCTGCATCTACCCTTTCTTCACACCCTTTAGTGCTTGCAGCTCTCTCAAGCTTGAATTCTGAAATATTGTCTGAGGCCTCCGTTAATG TCATTTCTGAATTGATACACTACACAGCAGCAAGAAACTCTGGTGGAGTTTCGTCACAATTGCCCTTGATTCAAGTAATTGTTCCTCAAGTTATGAGTCTGAAACCTCAGCTCAGAGATCCTTCAAAG GATGAGGAGGATATTAAAGCCATTGCTCGTTTGTTTGCTGACATGGGCGATGCATATGTTGAATTGATTGCCACTG GTTCTGATGAATCAATGCTGATTGTACATGCATTACTTGAAGTTGCTTCACATCCTGAGTTCGATATTGCTTCCATGACTTTTAACTTCTGGCACAATCTTCAGATGATTTTGACAGAAAG GGAGTCATATGGCAATGAAACTTCCATTGAGGCAGAGAAAACTCGGAGGTTGCAGATTTTCCGTTCATCATATGAATCACTCGTCTCCTTG GTTACTTTCAGAGTTCAATATCCTCAGGATTACTCTGATCTCTCCATGGAGGACCAGAAAGATTTTAAGCAGACAAGATATG CTGTTGCAGATGTCTTGATTGATGCAGCATTGGTTTTAGGAGGTGAACCTACGTTGAAAATTCTCTATATGAAGCTAGTTGAG GCCATCAGTCACTGTGGGAAAGATCGGAATTCTGATTGGCGTCCTGCAGAGGCTGCCTTATATTGTATACGAGCTATATCAGATTATGTTTCTGATATTGAAGCCGAAGTGATGCCACAG ATTATGTCTTTGCTTCCTAAGCTGCCGCATCAGCCCCAACTACTTCAGACAG TCTGCTTAACGATCGGAGCTTATTCAAGGTGGCTTAATGCTGCATCAAGTGGACTCTCATTCTTGCCCACACTCATTGATATTCTTGTGAGTGGCATGAGCATGTGTGAAGATTCTGCAGCAGCTGCTGCTTTAGCTTTCAGACACATATGCAATG ATTGCAAGAAGAAGCTTTGTGGGTACCTAGATGGTCTGTTTCAAATTTACCAAACGGCGGTCAGTGGGGAAGGTCCCTTCAAAGTTTCTGCCGAAGATTCGTTGCATCTGGTTGAAGCTTTAAG TATGGTTATTACAGAACTTCCTTCAGAACATGCTAAGAAGGCCCTTGAGGCAGTATGCCTGCCATCTGTTGCTCCATTACAA GAGATAATCAATCAAGGTGCCGTGGTTTTGGGGCAAAAAACCGCTCGTGAATTAACAGTTCATTTTGATCGACTTGCAAATATATTTAG ATATGTAAATCACCCAGAAGCTGTTGCAGATGCAATTCAAAGACTTTGGCCAATTTTCAAAGCCATTTTTGATGT TCGTGCGTGGGACATGCGAACAATGGAGTCTCTTTGCCGGGCTTGCAAGAATGCT GTACGAACTTCTAAGAGGCTCATGGGAGTTACAGTCGGGGCGATGCTGGAGGAAATACAAGGACTATATGGACAGCACCACCAGCCGTGTTTTCTTTATCTCTCTAGTGAAGTCATTAAG ATATTTGGTTCAGATCCATCTTGTGCAGATTACTTGAAAGTTCTCATTGAGTCTCTCTTTAGCCATACAGCATGTCTTCTTACAAAGATTCAG GATTTCACTGCCCGTCCGGATATAGCAGATGATTGTTTTTTGCTGGCATCAAGATGTATCCGATACTGTCCGCAACTTTTTTTTCCTTCTACTGTGCTTCCATCATTGGTGGATTGTGCCATGGTCGGCGTCACCGTGCAGCACAG GGAGGCTTCCAATTCAATATTAAACTTTTTGTCCGACATATTCGATCTTGCAAACTCTACACATGGAGAAAGTTGCCTATCCATAAGGGACAGTGTAATTATTCCTCGAGGGCCCACTATCACCAGAATTTTGGTTGCTTGTCTAACTGGAGCCCTTCCTAGTTCACGACTAGAAACA GTAACTTATGCTCTTTTGGCATTGACCCGGGCGTATGGGTTGAAAGCTCTTGAGTGGGCAAAGGAATGTGTGTCCTTAATTCCATCTACAGCTGTTACAGAGTGGGAAAGGACtagatttttacaagctttgtcAGATGCAGCCTCTGGAGCAAATATGAACGGTCTGGTGGTTCCAATTGACGAGCTTTCTGAGGTTTGCCGGCGTAATCGAACTGTGCAGGAGATAGTTCAAGGAGCTTTGAGGCCACTTGATCTGAACATAGTAGCTGTATCATAG